A genome region from Brachymonas denitrificans includes the following:
- a CDS encoding NlpC/P60 family protein, with product MANRNYQDYLAALAKRESGGQADPYQAVNKHGYLGKYQMGKLALIDAGFYRKDGSSNNDFHDHKWTGKHGVHSREDFLNSPEAQEAAVHAYNRAQWRTIRKEKLDQFIGQKFGDGPVLTASGLLAGAHLVGVGNLEKYLESGGKVVPRDGNKVPITRYMQEMADYDVPMARARQTRTQSSQIGEIDPVVRRDGHEAQPNADMRYKAPEASRAHMVLDYALERFRTGYEYGRGDGNWATQRRNNSSPDGRTDTSRNGQDLDGDGRRGIDCSSLVYQALKGAGFKWRYSYMTTSQLFDKNGTTADAEKYFQVLSADKGRNKGYEPGDILMFRGNGKKAGQHVGIFQGYDEQGRMQFFGSQVSTGPATATIRPGGTWDGKSMHLLGALRPRAEFFKTQTQEGAALSTGKTVAEPALTTSAGKRSKAIDVTPESQSGTIIESSVHSTPAKAAPKGKQPDAIELLWNLRYKHMGADAVPDAIQSLSRKVQQACSAFDALQTARVTHYLADRAEKAQLPLQAIGEVLREAHGGRDLLHAIHQNRSHVASADINKALQSALEPALSLNPTIQPTQQVATRSSH from the coding sequence ATGGCAAACCGAAACTACCAGGACTATCTGGCCGCCCTGGCCAAGCGCGAAAGCGGCGGACAGGCAGACCCCTACCAGGCCGTCAACAAGCACGGCTATCTGGGCAAATACCAGATGGGCAAGCTGGCGCTGATCGATGCTGGCTTCTACCGGAAGGATGGCAGCAGCAACAATGACTTCCACGACCACAAGTGGACCGGCAAGCATGGCGTGCACAGCCGGGAGGATTTTCTCAACAGTCCTGAAGCGCAGGAGGCAGCGGTGCATGCCTATAACCGCGCGCAGTGGCGCACGATCCGCAAGGAAAAACTCGACCAGTTCATCGGGCAGAAATTCGGCGATGGCCCGGTCCTCACAGCAAGCGGCCTGCTCGCCGGAGCGCATCTGGTCGGGGTCGGCAACCTGGAAAAGTACCTGGAATCCGGCGGAAAAGTCGTACCGCGCGATGGCAACAAGGTGCCGATTACACGCTATATGCAGGAGATGGCGGATTACGACGTCCCCATGGCGCGAGCACGACAGACGAGAACTCAGTCATCCCAAATCGGCGAGATCGATCCGGTAGTGCGACGTGACGGTCATGAGGCGCAGCCCAACGCGGACATGCGGTACAAGGCGCCTGAAGCCAGTCGGGCCCATATGGTGCTTGACTACGCGCTCGAACGCTTCCGCACAGGCTACGAGTACGGCAGGGGAGACGGCAACTGGGCTACGCAGCGCCGCAATAACAGCAGCCCGGATGGACGCACCGATACCAGTCGCAATGGGCAGGATCTGGATGGCGATGGCCGTCGGGGTATCGACTGTTCGTCGCTCGTATATCAGGCCCTGAAAGGGGCGGGATTCAAGTGGCGGTACAGCTATATGACGACGAGTCAGTTGTTCGACAAGAATGGTACGACTGCAGACGCAGAAAAGTATTTTCAAGTGCTATCAGCGGACAAGGGGCGCAACAAGGGCTATGAGCCGGGCGACATTCTGATGTTCAGGGGGAACGGGAAGAAGGCGGGTCAGCACGTTGGCATATTCCAGGGCTACGATGAGCAAGGGCGCATGCAGTTTTTCGGCTCTCAGGTCAGCACCGGTCCTGCTACGGCAACCATTCGACCAGGCGGCACCTGGGATGGCAAGAGCATGCATTTGCTGGGAGCCCTGCGCCCAAGAGCAGAGTTTTTCAAAACCCAGACGCAGGAGGGCGCCGCGCTTTCAACGGGGAAGACGGTTGCCGAGCCTGCACTGACAACGTCTGCCGGCAAGCGGAGCAAGGCGATCGATGTGACCCCTGAAAGTCAGTCAGGCACCATCATTGAATCGTCTGTGCATTCGACGCCGGCAAAAGCTGCACCTAAGGGCAAGCAACCCGATGCCATTGAACTGCTCTGGAACCTGCGCTACAAGCACATGGGAGCCGATGCAGTACCCGATGCCATTCAAAGCCTGAGCAGAAAAGTGCAGCAGGCGTGCTCCGCATTCGACGCACTTCAAACCGCTCGCGTGACCCACTATCTCGCCGATCGTGCCGAAAAAGCGCAGCTGCCGCTGCAGGCAATCGGCGAGGTGCTGCGCGAAGCCCACGGAGGGCGCGACCTGCTGCACGCGATCCACCAGAACCGCAGTCATGTTGCCAGCGCTGACATCAACAAGGCGCTGCAGTCCGCCCTGGAACCCGCACTCTCCCTCAATCCGACGATCCAGCCCACCCAGCAGGTTGCGACACGTTCTTCCCATTGA